In Burkholderia sp. GAS332, one DNA window encodes the following:
- a CDS encoding transcriptional regulator, MerR family codes for MTATIEKVVLPPIPAKRYFTIGEVSELCGVKPHVLRYWEQEFTQLRPVKRRGNRRYYQHHEVLLIRRIRELLYEQGFTINGARNRLDSHGGGAQGAPAEVVEEGAGAAAPAATTAAVDVEQLRKELLHVIDLLGH; via the coding sequence ATGACAGCGACGATCGAAAAAGTCGTCTTGCCTCCGATTCCGGCGAAGCGCTACTTCACGATTGGTGAGGTCAGCGAACTATGCGGCGTGAAGCCGCATGTGCTGCGCTATTGGGAACAGGAGTTCACGCAGTTGCGGCCGGTCAAGCGGCGCGGCAATCGCCGGTACTACCAGCATCACGAGGTGCTGTTGATCCGGCGGATTCGTGAGTTGTTGTATGAGCAGGGCTTCACGATCAACGGTGCGCGCAATCGGCTTGATTCGCATGGCGGTGGTGCGCAGGGTGCGCCGGCTGAGGTGGTCGAGGAAGGCGCGGGCGCAGCGGCGCCGGCAGCAACAACGGCTGCGGTGGACGTCGAGCAGTTGCGCAAGGAATTGCTGCATGTGATCGATTTGTTAGGGCACTAG
- a CDS encoding LSU ribosomal protein L35P gives MPKMKTKKSAAKRFVVRPGGTVKRGQAFKRHILTKKTTKNKRHLRGSTSVHESDMNSVRAMLPFA, from the coding sequence ATGCCGAAGATGAAGACCAAGAAGAGTGCTGCAAAGCGCTTCGTGGTGCGTCCGGGCGGTACCGTCAAGCGCGGTCAGGCCTTCAAGCGCCACATTCTTACCAAGAAGACCACCAAGAACAAACGCCATCTGCGCGGTTCCACGTCAGTTCATGAGTCAGATATGAACTCCGTGCGCGCAATGCTGCCGTTCGCTTAA
- a CDS encoding amino acid ABC transporter membrane protein 2, PAAT family: MFDFSLLISSLPRLFAALPVTLELFVAIVVVGLIVGVPTALMGLSSSKILSGSVKFYIGAFRGTPALVQLFFLYYGFGQFAFIRHSVVWPLLRDPFTCAVIALGLNSGAYTARILMGALSAVPKGIVEAAEALGLSRASILSRVKAPLAIRIAIPAYANETILNLKATSLASTVTIMELTGTSKLLVSETYAPYEIFVGAGLIYLAMTFFLSHAFRILERNIARRTGKDINIVNAGKPKQPAMPKSSDSGDTHIA, translated from the coding sequence ATGTTTGACTTCTCATTGCTCATTTCGAGTCTTCCGCGTCTCTTTGCTGCGTTGCCTGTCACGCTTGAGCTGTTTGTCGCCATCGTGGTCGTGGGTCTCATTGTGGGTGTGCCCACAGCGCTCATGGGATTGAGTTCGTCGAAGATTCTGAGCGGTAGCGTCAAGTTCTACATCGGCGCATTTCGCGGCACGCCGGCGCTAGTGCAATTGTTCTTTCTCTACTACGGATTCGGGCAGTTTGCTTTTATTCGACACTCCGTGGTCTGGCCGCTCCTGCGTGACCCATTCACCTGTGCCGTCATTGCCCTGGGGCTGAATTCGGGCGCTTACACGGCGCGCATTCTGATGGGGGCGCTGTCTGCCGTGCCCAAAGGCATTGTGGAAGCTGCCGAGGCACTCGGGCTGAGCCGAGCCTCGATACTCAGTCGCGTTAAAGCACCGCTTGCCATTCGTATTGCCATTCCCGCATACGCCAACGAAACGATTCTGAACCTGAAGGCGACGTCGCTTGCGTCGACGGTGACCATCATGGAGTTGACGGGAACGTCGAAGCTGCTGGTTAGTGAGACCTATGCGCCCTATGAGATTTTCGTCGGAGCTGGCTTGATTTATCTCGCGATGACGTTCTTCCTGTCGCATGCGTTCCGGATCCTCGAGCGGAACATCGCACGCAGAACAGGCAAAGACATCAACATCGTCAACGCTGGAAAACCTAAGCAACCCGCGATGCCGAAGTCTTCAGATTCTGGCGACACCCACATTGCCTAG
- a CDS encoding amino acid ABC transporter membrane protein 1, PAAT family has translation MVDFTLNGYGGLILFGALTTLLVALAATAIGSVIGILMAAAKLSPMRILRQLAGAYTTTIRGVPDLLVIFLVYYGGSASLSHVLGRPIEINAFGAGAVSLGLVFGAYATEIFRGAILEVPRGQFEAAAALGLTGTRSFVHVIAPQAWRLAVPAFGNQLTVLLKETALVSLVGLEDLMRRTGFAVEATNRPFFFYLVAGVLYFVLSFAMTNVFSTVRRKTSTALAR, from the coding sequence ATGGTCGATTTCACTCTGAATGGTTATGGCGGACTCATTCTGTTCGGGGCCCTGACGACTCTGCTGGTCGCACTCGCGGCCACAGCTATCGGCTCGGTCATCGGGATTCTGATGGCGGCTGCCAAGTTGTCGCCCATGCGGATTCTCAGGCAGCTCGCCGGGGCGTACACGACCACGATACGAGGTGTTCCGGACCTGCTTGTCATCTTCCTTGTGTACTACGGCGGCAGCGCAAGCCTTTCTCATGTCTTGGGCCGGCCCATTGAAATCAATGCGTTCGGTGCGGGTGCTGTGTCGCTGGGGCTGGTGTTTGGCGCCTATGCGACGGAAATCTTCCGGGGTGCGATTCTGGAAGTTCCGCGCGGGCAGTTTGAAGCCGCCGCAGCGCTGGGGTTGACGGGTACGAGGAGCTTTGTCCACGTCATCGCACCACAAGCGTGGCGCCTCGCAGTCCCTGCTTTCGGGAATCAACTGACCGTACTGCTGAAAGAAACTGCGCTTGTTTCGCTGGTTGGTCTGGAAGACTTGATGCGACGAACAGGCTTCGCCGTTGAGGCGACAAATCGCCCATTTTTCTTTTACCTTGTTGCTGGCGTACTGTACTTTGTCCTCAGCTTCGCCATGACAAACGTTTTTAGTACGGTTCGCCGCAAGACGTCGACCGCATTGGCGAGGTGA
- a CDS encoding phenylalanyl-tRNA synthetase beta subunit, translating into MQFPESWLRTFVDPQLTTDELSHALTMAGLEVEDLRPAAPPTSKIVVGQVLEVVKHPDADKLNVCQVDAGTGATLNIVCGAPNVAPGIKVPVALVGAQLPPAEEGGTPFAIKLSKLRGVESQGMLCSARELKLSEDHSGLMILPEDTPIGQDIRETLNLDDTVFEIKLTPNKADCLSVFGVARETSAITGAPLRPLEIKPVEVKLNETLPVKISAPDLCGRFSGRVIRGVNARAKSPQWMVQRLERSGQRSISALVDISNYVMLELGRPSHVFDLDKIHGGMDVRWGRKGETLKLLNGNTVELDETVGVIADEQHIESLAGIMGGDSTAVTLDTTNIYLEAAFWWPDSIRGRSRKYNFSTDAGHRFERGVDYATTVEHIERITQLILDICGGEAGPVDDQTVNVPKREPVKMRVSRANRIIGIKIDADEIAQIFTRLGLSFERDGDTFSVNPPSYRFDIEIEEDLIEEVARIYGFEKIPARPPVATSEMLPTNETQRSIHVIRHALAARDYAETVNFSFVDAEWEQDFAGNDTPVRLLNPIASQLSVMRTTLFGSLINVLRTNLNRRAADRVRVFEAGRVFLHDPTIKAGELTVEGFAQPKMIGGLAYGPALEEQWGAQTRAVDYFDVKGDLEAVLAPAVASFVKAEHPALHPGRSARIELNGRAVGWIGELHPRWMQKYDLPHAPILFEVEAEALMQRVLPTPADVSKFPPVRRDIAVVVDQKIEVQALLDELQKAQSEAACKTVQKVALFDEFRPKSNTSGGLAAHEKSLAFRVTLQDTGGTLQDETVDLAIQTLVERLARVYGARLRG; encoded by the coding sequence ATGCAATTCCCGGAATCCTGGCTGAGAACCTTTGTCGACCCGCAACTGACGACCGATGAGCTGTCGCACGCGTTGACGATGGCGGGTCTCGAAGTCGAAGACCTGCGGCCGGCCGCGCCGCCGACCTCGAAGATCGTCGTCGGCCAGGTGCTGGAAGTCGTCAAGCACCCGGACGCAGACAAGCTCAACGTGTGTCAGGTCGACGCCGGCACGGGCGCGACGCTGAACATTGTGTGCGGTGCGCCGAATGTCGCGCCGGGCATCAAGGTGCCGGTCGCGTTGGTTGGCGCGCAACTGCCGCCGGCCGAAGAGGGCGGCACGCCGTTCGCGATCAAGCTCTCGAAGCTGCGCGGCGTGGAAAGCCAGGGCATGCTGTGCTCGGCACGCGAACTGAAGCTCTCGGAAGATCATAGCGGCCTGATGATCCTGCCGGAAGATACGCCGATCGGCCAGGACATCCGCGAAACGCTCAATCTCGACGACACGGTTTTCGAAATCAAGCTTACGCCGAACAAGGCGGACTGCCTGTCGGTGTTCGGCGTGGCGCGCGAGACATCGGCCATCACCGGTGCGCCGCTGCGTCCGCTTGAGATCAAGCCGGTCGAAGTCAAGCTCAACGAAACGTTGCCCGTCAAAATCTCGGCGCCCGATCTGTGCGGCCGTTTTTCGGGCCGCGTGATCCGCGGCGTGAATGCGCGCGCGAAGTCGCCGCAATGGATGGTGCAGCGCCTGGAGCGTTCGGGTCAGCGCAGCATCTCCGCGCTCGTCGACATCTCGAACTATGTGATGCTCGAACTGGGCCGTCCGTCGCACGTGTTCGATCTGGACAAGATCCACGGCGGCATGGACGTGCGTTGGGGCCGCAAGGGCGAAACGCTCAAGCTGCTGAACGGCAACACCGTCGAACTCGATGAAACCGTCGGCGTGATCGCCGATGAACAGCACATCGAGAGTCTCGCCGGCATCATGGGCGGCGACAGCACGGCCGTCACGCTCGACACCACCAACATCTATCTCGAAGCCGCGTTCTGGTGGCCCGATAGCATTCGTGGCCGCTCGCGCAAGTACAACTTTTCGACCGATGCAGGCCATCGTTTCGAACGTGGCGTCGATTACGCGACCACGGTCGAACACATCGAACGCATCACGCAATTGATCCTCGATATCTGCGGCGGCGAAGCCGGCCCGGTCGACGATCAAACCGTCAACGTGCCCAAGCGTGAGCCGGTGAAGATGCGCGTCTCGCGCGCGAACCGCATCATCGGCATCAAGATCGACGCGGACGAAATCGCGCAGATCTTCACGCGCCTCGGCCTCAGCTTTGAACGCGACGGCGATACGTTCTCGGTGAACCCGCCGTCGTACCGTTTCGACATCGAAATCGAAGAAGACCTGATCGAAGAAGTGGCGCGTATCTACGGCTTCGAAAAGATCCCGGCACGTCCGCCGGTCGCGACCAGCGAAATGCTGCCGACCAACGAAACGCAGCGCTCGATTCATGTGATCCGTCACGCGCTCGCCGCGCGCGATTACGCGGAAACGGTCAACTTCAGTTTCGTGGACGCCGAGTGGGAGCAGGACTTCGCCGGTAACGACACGCCGGTACGTCTGTTGAATCCGATTGCGAGCCAGCTGTCGGTCATGCGCACCACGCTGTTCGGCAGCCTGATCAACGTTCTGCGCACGAACCTGAACCGTCGCGCGGCCGATCGCGTGCGCGTGTTCGAAGCCGGCCGCGTGTTCCTGCACGACCCGACGATCAAGGCCGGCGAACTGACGGTCGAAGGTTTCGCGCAGCCGAAGATGATCGGCGGTCTCGCCTACGGTCCCGCGCTCGAAGAGCAGTGGGGCGCGCAAACGCGCGCGGTCGACTACTTCGACGTGAAGGGCGATCTGGAAGCCGTGCTCGCGCCGGCCGTGGCAAGCTTCGTGAAAGCGGAGCATCCGGCCTTGCATCCGGGCCGCAGCGCGCGTATTGAACTGAATGGCCGCGCAGTGGGCTGGATTGGCGAATTGCATCCGCGCTGGATGCAAAAATATGATTTACCGCATGCGCCGATTCTGTTTGAAGTCGAAGCGGAAGCATTAATGCAGCGCGTATTGCCGACTCCGGCGGACGTATCTAAATTCCCGCCGGTGCGTCGTGATATTGCGGTGGTCGTCGATCAGAAAATCGAGGTTCAGGCGCTGCTGGACGAGCTCCAGAAGGCTCAGTCCGAGGCCGCCTGCAAGACTGTTCAGAAGGTTGCGCTTTTCGACGAATTCCGTCCAAAATCAAACACTTCCGGTGGTCTGGCTGCTCACGAGAAAAGCCTTGCGTTCCGTGTGACCTTGCAAGATACTGGCGGGACCCTTCAGGATGAAACGGTCGATCTGGCTATTCAAACTCTGGTGGAACGTCTGGCTCGAGTATATGGCGCACGGTTGCGTGGATAA
- a CDS encoding short chain enoyl-CoA hydratase /3-hydroxyacyl-CoA dehydrogenase, which produces MTPTPSADVVTRELRGKVLLVTIDHAPVNALSADVRRGLLAAIEAADADSAVEAVLIVGAGRNFIAGADIREFGKPPVPPSLPDVCNRIEACAKPVVAAIHGAALGGGLEVALAAHYRLAVNGAKLGLPEVQLGLLPGAGGTQRTPRLIGAPAALDLILSGRHAGAKEALALGLIDRLGSSDDILAEGLAYVHELLAAHAPVRRTRDAAALSDRAASLAAVATARAETTKKSRGLFSPLKIVDAVEAAIEHAFEDGLRLERKLFLECIDSPQRAGLIHAFFAEREVLKAPETREAKPRALNKIGVVGGGTMGAGIAVAVLDAGLPVTMIERDDASLARGRAHIEKVYDGLIAKGRMSAEKKADVMSRWQGSTSYDALADADLVIEAVFEDLEVKKAVFAELDRVCKAGAVLATNTSYLDIDAIASSISRPADVIGLHFFSPANIMKLLEVVVPKQVSADVVATAFELAKKLRKTPVRAGVCDGFIGNRVLAVYRSAADAMMEDGASPYQIDAAVRAFGFPMGPFQVVDLAGGDIGWATRKRRAATRNPKARYVQIADRLCERGWFGQKTGRGFYLYPEGSRSGSPDPEVEAIIDAERERADITPRTFTDEEIMRRYMAAMINEGANVVHEGIALRPLDVDVTFLYGYGFPRYRGGPMKYADTVGLATVLADIREFAKEDPLFWQASPLLIDLVERGADFASLNQTA; this is translated from the coding sequence ATGACCCCCACCCCTTCCGCCGACGTTGTGACGCGCGAATTGCGCGGCAAAGTCCTGCTGGTCACGATCGACCACGCGCCCGTCAACGCCCTCTCCGCCGACGTGCGGCGCGGCTTGCTCGCCGCAATCGAAGCCGCGGATGCCGACAGCGCCGTCGAGGCCGTGCTGATCGTCGGCGCCGGGCGCAACTTCATCGCGGGTGCGGACATCCGCGAGTTCGGCAAGCCGCCGGTGCCGCCGTCGCTGCCGGACGTGTGTAACCGCATCGAAGCCTGTGCGAAGCCGGTGGTGGCCGCCATTCACGGCGCCGCGCTCGGCGGCGGTCTGGAAGTGGCGCTCGCGGCGCACTACCGGCTCGCCGTGAATGGCGCCAAGCTCGGTTTGCCCGAAGTGCAACTCGGCCTGCTGCCGGGCGCAGGCGGCACGCAGCGTACGCCGCGCCTGATCGGCGCGCCGGCTGCCCTCGACCTGATCCTGAGCGGCCGCCATGCCGGTGCGAAAGAAGCGCTCGCGCTCGGCCTCATCGACCGGCTCGGCAGCAGCGACGACATCCTCGCTGAAGGACTCGCCTATGTGCACGAACTGCTGGCCGCTCACGCTCCCGTGCGGCGCACGCGCGATGCCGCTGCATTAAGCGACCGCGCCGCGAGCCTCGCCGCGGTCGCCACCGCACGCGCCGAAACGACGAAGAAATCGCGCGGTCTGTTCTCGCCGCTCAAAATCGTCGATGCCGTAGAAGCCGCCATCGAACACGCTTTCGAAGACGGCCTGCGGCTCGAACGCAAACTGTTTCTGGAATGCATCGATAGCCCGCAGCGTGCCGGGTTGATTCACGCGTTCTTTGCCGAACGCGAAGTGCTCAAGGCGCCGGAAACGCGCGAGGCAAAGCCGCGCGCGCTGAATAAGATCGGCGTGGTGGGCGGCGGCACGATGGGCGCGGGCATCGCCGTCGCCGTGCTCGATGCAGGCCTGCCGGTGACGATGATCGAACGCGACGACGCGTCGCTCGCGCGCGGCCGCGCACACATCGAAAAGGTCTACGACGGCCTGATCGCCAAAGGCCGCATGAGTGCGGAGAAGAAAGCCGACGTGATGTCGCGCTGGCAGGGCAGCACCTCCTACGACGCACTCGCCGACGCCGATCTGGTGATCGAAGCCGTATTCGAAGACCTGGAGGTGAAAAAGGCCGTGTTCGCCGAACTCGATCGCGTCTGCAAAGCCGGCGCGGTGCTCGCCACCAACACGTCGTATCTCGACATCGACGCGATTGCGAGCAGCATTTCCCGCCCGGCGGATGTAATCGGCCTGCACTTCTTCTCCCCCGCCAACATCATGAAGCTGCTGGAAGTGGTGGTGCCGAAGCAAGTCAGCGCCGACGTGGTCGCTACGGCGTTCGAACTCGCGAAGAAACTGCGCAAGACGCCGGTGCGTGCCGGCGTGTGCGACGGCTTCATCGGCAATCGCGTGCTCGCGGTGTATCGCAGCGCGGCGGACGCGATGATGGAAGACGGTGCGTCGCCGTATCAGATCGATGCGGCGGTGCGTGCGTTCGGCTTCCCGATGGGTCCGTTCCAGGTGGTCGATCTGGCGGGCGGCGACATCGGTTGGGCCACGCGCAAGCGGCGCGCAGCCACGCGTAACCCCAAAGCACGCTACGTGCAAATTGCCGATCGTCTTTGCGAACGCGGCTGGTTCGGCCAGAAAACCGGCCGTGGTTTTTATCTGTACCCCGAAGGTTCGCGCAGCGGTTCGCCCGACCCCGAGGTCGAGGCCATCATCGACGCCGAGCGCGAACGCGCCGACATCACGCCGCGCACGTTCACCGACGAAGAAATCATGCGCCGCTACATGGCCGCGATGATCAACGAAGGCGCCAATGTCGTGCATGAAGGCATCGCGCTGCGGCCACTCGACGTCGACGTGACCTTCCTCTATGGCTACGGCTTTCCGCGTTATCGCGGCGGCCCGATGAAATACGCCGATACAGTGGGCCTCGCCACGGTTCTCGCGGACATCCGCGAATTCGCCAAAGAAGACCCGCTGTTCTGGCAAGCGTCGCCGCTGCTGATCGATCTGGTCGAGCGCGGCGCGGATTTTGCGAGCCTCAACCAGACGGCTTGA
- a CDS encoding transcriptional regulator, LysR family: MDVNSLTLLVDILDAGNLSEAARRLKMSRANVSYHLNQLERSIGMQLVRRTTRRVEPTEIGLQLYEHGRTIQNALLAARESVTTLGQSLQGRVRLSVPSGYGQLVMSDWLIAFKRLYPGIVLDVMFENRVEDLMRDEVDIAVRVMSEPPQNLVARDMGPVRYVACASPGFAESRGMPVRLDDLRTAPLITSAVVGRQLRVAAYLRDERHEVLLEPTIISENFLFLRQAVLAGLGVGLVPDYVVQDDLRRGEVVTALDEWRLSIFGTNMYLLYMPNRHHTRAAASFIEFILEQARGSGRGVAA, translated from the coding sequence ATGGACGTCAATTCGCTGACCTTGCTGGTCGATATCCTCGATGCGGGCAACCTGAGCGAAGCCGCGCGCCGGCTGAAAATGAGCCGCGCGAACGTGAGCTACCACCTGAACCAGCTGGAGCGCTCAATCGGCATGCAACTGGTCAGGCGCACCACGCGCCGCGTCGAACCGACCGAAATCGGTCTCCAGTTATACGAGCATGGCCGCACGATCCAGAACGCGCTGCTGGCCGCGCGCGAATCCGTCACCACCCTCGGGCAGAGCTTGCAGGGTCGGGTGAGATTGAGCGTGCCGAGTGGCTACGGGCAACTGGTGATGTCGGATTGGCTGATCGCATTCAAGCGTCTCTATCCGGGCATCGTGCTGGATGTGATGTTCGAGAATCGCGTCGAGGACCTGATGCGCGACGAGGTCGACATTGCGGTTCGGGTGATGTCCGAGCCGCCGCAGAATCTCGTTGCGCGCGATATGGGGCCGGTGCGATATGTGGCTTGTGCATCGCCGGGTTTTGCCGAAAGCCGCGGCATGCCGGTGCGGCTCGATGATCTGCGTACGGCGCCGTTGATTACGTCGGCGGTGGTCGGCAGGCAACTGCGCGTGGCGGCTTATCTGCGCGACGAACGCCACGAAGTGCTGCTGGAGCCGACGATTATTTCCGAGAACTTTCTGTTCTTGCGCCAGGCGGTGCTGGCTGGCCTGGGTGTCGGCCTGGTGCCCGACTATGTGGTGCAGGATGATCTGCGTCGCGGGGAGGTGGTGACGGCGCTCGACGAATGGCGTTTAAGCATCTTCGGTACGAACATGTACCTGCTCTATATGCCGAATCGCCATCACACGCGGGCGGCGGCGAGTTTTATCGAATTCATTCTGGAGCAGGCGAGGGGAAGCGGCAGAGGGGTGGCCGCTTGA
- a CDS encoding integration host factor subunit alpha, whose translation MNEMNSSDFEALLTAQRSAMIRDIPTSPAAVSTETPTLTKAELAELLFDNVGLNKREAKDMVEAFFEVIRDALESGDSVKLSGFGNFQLRDKPQRPGRNPKTGEAIPIAARRVVTFHASQKLKALVENGAEASFAR comes from the coding sequence ATGAATGAAATGAACTCGAGTGATTTCGAAGCCCTTCTTACGGCGCAACGCAGCGCCATGATTCGCGATATTCCGACATCACCCGCGGCCGTTTCCACCGAAACGCCGACGCTGACCAAAGCTGAACTTGCCGAGTTGCTGTTCGACAATGTCGGGCTCAACAAGCGGGAAGCGAAAGACATGGTCGAAGCATTCTTCGAGGTGATCCGCGACGCGCTGGAGAGTGGCGATAGCGTGAAGCTGTCGGGGTTCGGCAACTTCCAGTTGCGCGACAAACCCCAGCGTCCCGGCAGAAACCCGAAGACTGGCGAAGCGATTCCGATCGCCGCGCGCCGCGTTGTGACGTTCCATGCAAGTCAAAAGCTGAAAGCGCTGGTTGAGAACGGCGCTGAAGCGAGCTTCGCGCGCTGA
- a CDS encoding phenylalanyl-tRNA synthetase, alpha subunit codes for MDLDQIVADAQKAFAEASDVTTLENEKARFLGKSGALTELLKGLGKLDPETRKTEGARINLVKQQVEAALTARRQALADALLNQRLAAEAIDVTLPGRGTGAGSLHPVMRTWERVEQIFRSIGFDVADGPEIETDWYNFTSLNSPENHPARSMQDTFYVDGKDADGRQLLLRTHTSPMQVRYARTNTPPIKVIVPGRTYRVDSDATHSPMFNQVEGLWIDENISFADLKGVYSDFLKKFFERDDIQVRFRPSYFPFTEPSAEIDMLFETGKNAGKWLEISGSGQVHPTVIRNMGLDPERYIGFAFGSGLERLTMLRYGVQDLRLFFENDLRFLRQFA; via the coding sequence ATGGATCTGGACCAGATTGTCGCCGACGCGCAAAAAGCCTTCGCAGAAGCCTCCGACGTCACCACCCTCGAGAACGAGAAAGCGCGCTTTCTTGGTAAATCGGGTGCGCTGACCGAGCTCTTGAAGGGCCTTGGCAAACTCGATCCTGAAACGCGCAAGACCGAAGGCGCACGGATCAACCTCGTCAAGCAACAAGTGGAAGCCGCGTTGACGGCCCGCCGTCAGGCGCTGGCCGACGCGTTGCTGAACCAGCGCCTCGCCGCTGAAGCCATCGACGTCACGCTGCCCGGCCGCGGCACTGGCGCAGGCAGCCTGCACCCGGTGATGCGCACATGGGAGCGCGTCGAACAGATTTTCCGGTCGATCGGATTCGACGTGGCCGACGGCCCCGAAATCGAAACCGACTGGTACAACTTTACTTCGTTGAACAGCCCGGAAAACCACCCGGCGCGTTCGATGCAGGACACCTTCTACGTCGACGGCAAAGATGCCGACGGCCGCCAGCTGCTGCTGCGCACGCACACCAGCCCGATGCAGGTGCGTTATGCCCGTACCAACACGCCGCCCATCAAGGTGATCGTGCCGGGTCGCACGTATCGTGTGGACAGCGACGCAACGCATTCGCCGATGTTCAACCAGGTCGAAGGCCTGTGGATCGACGAGAACATCAGCTTCGCGGACCTGAAGGGTGTCTATTCCGACTTCCTCAAGAAATTTTTCGAGCGCGACGATATTCAGGTGCGCTTCCGTCCGTCGTACTTTCCGTTCACCGAACCGTCGGCTGAAATCGACATGCTGTTCGAAACGGGCAAGAACGCCGGCAAGTGGCTCGAAATTTCGGGTTCCGGCCAGGTTCACCCCACGGTGATCCGCAATATGGGCCTCGACCCCGAGCGCTACATCGGTTTTGCTTTCGGCAGCGGCCTCGAGCGGCTCACGATGTTGCGATACGGCGTGCAAGACCTGCGTCTGTTCTTCGAAAACGACCTGCGTTTCCTGCGTCAATTCGCCTGA
- a CDS encoding amino acid ABC transporter substrate-binding protein, PAAT family, translated as MSHSLFQRLRGLVTCALAATALVMSAPAFSDGDTLRVATEGTYPPWSFKDASGQLQGFDVDIANALCAQMKVKCQIVAQAWDGIIPGLQANRYDAIVASMSTTPARRKQVLFTNKYKDTTSSFIAAKDSGIKDVSPAGLKGKRIGVQRGASQHQWLVANGYDKTGSLVLYDDTRQPELDLVAGRVDLIIGNKATFYSDFFKRPDSKDFAFVGPEFKGGVLGDGNAIAVRLDDAALCNRINAALAAIMANGTYDQIRKKYFPFSLM; from the coding sequence ATGTCACACAGCCTGTTTCAACGTCTTCGAGGATTGGTCACCTGCGCCTTGGCGGCGACAGCATTAGTGATGTCGGCTCCCGCTTTTTCCGACGGCGACACGCTGAGGGTTGCAACGGAGGGCACCTATCCTCCGTGGAGCTTTAAAGATGCCTCCGGCCAGCTACAGGGTTTCGATGTAGACATTGCGAATGCCCTTTGCGCGCAGATGAAGGTGAAATGCCAGATCGTTGCGCAGGCGTGGGACGGCATCATTCCTGGTCTTCAGGCCAATCGATATGACGCAATCGTTGCGTCGATGTCGACAACGCCCGCGCGCCGCAAACAGGTGCTGTTCACCAACAAGTACAAGGACACGACGTCCAGCTTTATCGCGGCAAAAGACAGCGGGATAAAGGACGTGTCGCCTGCGGGTCTGAAAGGGAAACGCATCGGCGTTCAACGCGGCGCCTCCCAGCACCAGTGGCTTGTCGCTAACGGTTACGACAAGACAGGTTCACTCGTGTTGTATGACGATACCCGTCAGCCGGAATTGGACCTCGTTGCAGGTCGTGTCGATCTCATCATCGGCAACAAGGCGACGTTCTACTCCGACTTCTTCAAACGGCCTGACTCGAAGGACTTCGCCTTTGTCGGGCCTGAATTCAAAGGCGGCGTACTCGGAGACGGAAACGCAATTGCAGTTCGTCTCGACGACGCCGCGCTCTGCAATCGTATTAACGCTGCGTTGGCCGCAATCATGGCGAACGGCACCTACGACCAGATCAGAAAGAAGTATTTCCCTTTCTCTCTGATGTAA
- a CDS encoding LSU ribosomal protein L20P produces MPRVKRGVTARARHKKIIKLAKGYRGRRNNVYRIAKQAVMRAGQYAYRDRRNKKRVFRALWITRINAAVRQHDMTYSVFINGLKKASIELDRKVLADMAVFDKAAFAAIVQQVKAAVAA; encoded by the coding sequence ATGCCTCGAGTAAAACGTGGGGTTACCGCACGGGCCCGTCACAAGAAGATCATCAAGCTGGCCAAGGGTTACCGCGGCCGTCGCAATAACGTCTATCGCATCGCCAAGCAGGCGGTCATGCGCGCAGGCCAATACGCCTACCGCGATCGCCGCAACAAGAAGCGTGTGTTCCGTGCATTGTGGATCACGCGTATCAACGCGGCGGTGCGTCAGCACGACATGACGTACAGCGTGTTCATCAACGGCCTGAAGAAGGCTTCGATCGAACTCGACCGCAAGGTGCTGGCCGACATGGCTGTGTTCGACAAGGCTGCTTTTGCTGCGATCGTTCAGCAGGTGAAAGCCGCCGTTGCAGCCTGA